The Anastrepha ludens isolate Willacy chromosome X, idAnaLude1.1, whole genome shotgun sequence genome includes a window with the following:
- the LOC128870166 gene encoding uncharacterized protein LOC128870166: MFAASNPKYANKIEEELAIKRQRSADSEASGPLKKQKHRHETAKPKNGDERPTTSKAAAAASEIAKRHLIVALSDPSDQLGRMSQERWKVVEMKLLETLFTKMDAESNGPMPAFDGAGWFSGVKIIKCKDDPTLTWLKEAVKTLHGLWEGASLEIVDRSCIPSIPKAKVFIPRMVKPEYALRLLQRQNTDVPTDDWKVLSVTKPATANGGQDYIIQINKPAEDLEASLNIQEVEKGDLEVVSNPEKVLRPDAESPSDKPPQK, translated from the coding sequence ATGTTCGCAGCTTCCAATCCGAAATATGCGAACAAAATCGAAGAAGAGCTAGCCATCAAAAGGCAGCGTTCTGCGGATAGTGAGGCCTCAGGGCCattaaaaaagcagaagcacAGGCACGAGACGGCTAAACCGAAAAACGGAGACGAAAGACCTACGACGTCgaaagcagcagcagcggccaGTGAAATTGCCAAGAGACACCTCATAGTGGCACTCTCTGACCCTAGCGACCAGCTGGGGCGAATGTCGCAGGAACGATGGAAGGTAGTGGAAATGAAGCTACTAGAAACCTTGTTTACTAAAATGGACGCAGAGTCGAACGGACCCATGCCAgcattcgacggagcagggtggTTCAGCGGTGTCAAAATCATAAAATGCAAGGATGACCCCACGCTCACATGGCTAAAGGAAGCGGTAAAAACGCTTCACGGCCTGTGGGAGGGGGCATCACTGGAAATTGTTGATCGCAGCTGCATTCCCTCAATACCGAAGGCAAAGGTTTTCATTCCGCGAATGGTAAAACCGGAATATGCGCTGCGACTACTACAACGACAAAACACGGACGTGCCGACAGACGATTGGAAAGTGTTGAGCGTGACAAAACCAGCAACTGCTAATGGTGGCCAGGACTACATTATCCAAATCAACAAGCCGGCAGAGGACCTGGAAGCCTCCCTCAATATacaggaagtggagaagggtgacTTGGAGGTAGTATCCAACCCCGAGAAGGTACTGAGGCCAGATGCTGAAAGTCCTTCAGATAAACCTCCACAAAAGTAA